In Salmo trutta chromosome 28, fSalTru1.1, whole genome shotgun sequence, one DNA window encodes the following:
- the LOC115166232 gene encoding interferon-related developmental regulator 2-like: MRRRVYDAFKEVLESGVRHHLQYNPLLRDIFGLGPPLILDSSVKSSKISRFEKHLFNSAAFKARTKLRNKVRDKRADVM, from the exons ATGCGCAGGAGGGTCTACGACGCCTTCAAAGAGGTGCTGGAGTCTGGAGTGAGACACCATCTTCAG TATAACCCGCTGCTGAGGGACATATTTGGCCTGGGACCCCCCCTGATACTGGACTCGTCTGTCAAATCCAGCAAGATCTCTCGTTTCGAGAAG CATCTGTTCAACTCAGCGGCATTCAAAGCCAGGACTAAACTAAGGAACAAAGTGAGGGACAAGAGAGCAGATGTGATGTGA